In the genome of Pieris napi chromosome 16, ilPieNapi1.2, whole genome shotgun sequence, one region contains:
- the LOC125057388 gene encoding diacylglycerol kinase epsilon: protein MNTLFDLPNVIFNYYFVIGGLFIAYLIYRTFHSLIGTGNFIQIKYKSRGHTWRNIQCHNSNPYNIYCSVCSKLMLPVDGLYCECCAVSACKLCCRSVDKQVKCKDITWRDEKPFPHLWVNVGMLRGESGQSDSESFKNYFCSWCQRIIKSHEMAFFKSKPCDFQKYKNIIIPPHYVKIEKNKVININNINDVAWNPLIVFANRKSGSNRSDEVLSLFRGLLNPLQVIDISRTAPDVVVRWLPPKCRVLVAGGDGTVGWVLNALHKVPHIKASVGILPMGTGNDLSRALGWGATCDSVLDAHSIIDSLIRAVEKPLDRWKVTITPKRRSLGRLRGPRVLYAYNYASIGVDAQVALDFHHAREQFLYRFANQTLNYVAYLVLGVGRALDDGGCFGLERRMRVYAPTQLSLPPLQALVALNIPSWGAGVDLWSMGSEEVPEQSMNDRKLEVVGISSSFHIARLQCGLAEPFRFTQASDVRIELEGSCAMQVDGEPWMQGPATILIQHAGQSMMLVPS from the exons ATGAATACGTTATTTGACTTACCAAATgttatctttaattattatttcgtgATCGGCGGTTTGTTTATagcatatttaatatatagaaCGTTTCATTCCCTTATTGGGACCGGGAATTTTATACAGATCAAGTACAAATCTCGAGGTCATACATGGAGAAACATTCAGTGTCATAATTCTAATccgtataatatttat TGTTCAGTGTGTTCAAAGCTTATGTTGCCAGTTGATGGTCTTTACTGTGAGTGTTGTGCTGTAAGCGCCTGCAAGCTTTGTTGCAGAAGTGTTGATAAACAAGTAAAATGTAAAGATATAACTTGGCGTGATGAAAAACCATTTCCTCACCTTTGGGTTAATG TTGGAATGCTACGTGGTGAGTCTGGTCAGAGTGATTCAGAGAGTTTTAAGAATTACTTCTGCAGTTGGTGtcaaagaattattaaaagtcATGAAAtggctttttttaaatctaag CCATGTGAtttccaaaaatataaaaatatcataattcCACCTCATTATGTaaagattgaaaaaaataaagtgataaacataaataatattaatgatgtTGCCTGGAATCCTTTAATTGTATTTG CAAACAGAAAATCTGGAAGCAATAGAAGCGATGAAGTTCTTTCATTATTTCGAGGACTCCTAAATCCCTTACAG gTGATAGATATCAGCAGAACTGCACCAGATGTAGTGGTTCGTTGGCTACCACCAAAATGCCGGGTTTTAGTCGCGGGAGGTGATGGCACTGTTGGCTGGGTGCTCAATGCCTTGCACAAGGTGCCACATATCAAG GCATCAGTTGGTATTCTGCCAATGGGAACAGGTAATGATCTGTCGAGGGCCTTAGGATGGGGAGCGACGTGCGACTCAGTCTTAGATGCACATTCCATAATTGATTCCTTAATTAGAGCTGTAGAGAAGCCCTTAGACCG GTGGAAAGTGACGATTACTCCGAAAAGACGTAGCTTGGGTCGCCTTCGCGGACCTCGTGTACTATACGCGTATAACTACGCAAGTATTGGCGTAGACGCACAGGTCGCGCTCGACTTCCATCATGCGCGGGAGCAGTTCCTCTATCGATTTGCAAACCAGACACTGAATTAC GTGGCCTATTTAGTGCTGGGCGTTGGTCGTGCGTTGGACGATGGCGGTTGTTTTGGTCTAGAGCGGCGGATGCGCGTGTATGCGCCTACGCAACTATCTTTACCCCCGCTACAAGCACTTGTCGCACTCAATATACCGTCTTGGGGTGCTGGCGTCGACCTTTGGA gTATGGGCAGTGAAGAAGTACCTGAGCAAAGTATGAATGATCGAAAGCTGGAG GTGGTGGGAATATCGTCCTCCTTCCACATAGCGAGGCTCCAATGCGGTCTCGCAGAACCATTCCGTTTTACGCAAGCCTCCGATGTAAGG ATTGAGTTGGAAGGCTCTTGCGCTATGCAAGTAGATGGCGAGCCATGGATGCAAGGACCGGCGACAATTCTAATACAGCACGCCGGACAAAGTATGATGCTTGTACCGTCTTAA
- the LOC125057408 gene encoding zinc finger protein 62-like isoform X1, with amino-acid sequence MNVIPCRTCLSNNVENDMTELPNSIHEDKTYFEIMLFCLDITVNSGSNISTKLCGKCFIKIIEIFKFKKQALLSEEYLKSLVKNEVYVDDHSNNTFQTKNKCEVEAYIEDDFKINDVKEEVTSNGFQSDEEFLSVLKNVKYEYVTEDSKENVSTNTVKKRACKKKKTLNNQKEQSFQCVECGKKVRNIKEHMLLHLPNGAPKKFKCKFCDASFPRPSARYRHVKYKHLGYKEHCDICNKDINSLKVHNMLVHDINKMKYECKICNQKFISPSRVQEHVAAAHTKERPYPCDVCGKTFRTKQVMMFHKRQVHDKERSHLCQICSKSYFKKDHLLIHIRSHTKEKPYECTECGKRYATSTSLKNHRMLHNASKEFACKLCEMSFALQRYLDRHMVVHTKDKKYPCSYCGVCFLRSDHRNRHQKTAHERPHTNSME; translated from the exons ATGAACGTAATACCTTGCAGAACATGTCTGAGtaataatgttgaaaatgATATGACTGAATTACCAAATAGTATACACGAggacaaaacatattttgaaataatgttattttgtttagatATTACG GTCAATAGCGGCTCCAACATTAGTACAAAGTTGTGTGGCaagtgttttataaaaattatcgaaaTTTTCAAGTTTAAAAAGCAAGCTTTATTAAgtgaagaatatttaaaatcattggTAAAGAATGAAGTGTATGTAGATGATCATAGTAATAACACTtttcaaactaaaaataaatgtgaagTAGAAGCATATATTGAagatgattttaaaattaatgatgtaAAAGAAGAAGTTACCTCTAATGGATTTCAATCTGATGAAGAATTTCTAAGTGTCCTAAAGAAtgttaaatatgaatatgtTACTGAAGATTCAAAAGAGAAtg TTTCAACTAATACAGTAAAAAAACGTGCATGTAAGAAAAAGAAGACATTAAATAACCAAAAAGAGCAAAGTTTTCAATGTGTTGAATGTGGTAAAAAAGTTCGCAATATTAAGGAACACATGCTTTTACACTTGCCTAATGGTGCACCAAAGAAATTCAAATGCAAATTTTGTGATGCATCATTCCCAAGACCCAGTGCTCGTTATAGAcatgttaaatataaacatcttGGATATAAAGAACATTGTGACATTTGTAACAAAG ATATAAATAGTCTCaaagtacataatatgttaGTTCATGATATTAACAAGATGAAATATGAGtgtaaaatttgcaaccaaaaGTTCATATCCCCATCTAGAGTCCAAGAGCATGTGGCTGCTGCCCATACAAAAGAAAGGCCGTATCCTTGTGATGTGTGTGGCAAGACCTTTAGAACTAAGCAAGTTATGATGTTCCACAA ACGTCAAGTGCACGATAAAGAGAGATCCCATCTATGTCAAATCTGCTCTAAGAGTTACTTTAAAAAAGACCACCTATTAATCCATATAAG GAGCCATACAAAGGAGAAGCCTTATGAGTGTACCGAATGCGGGAAACGCTACGCAACAAGTACTTCATTGAAAAATCATCGTATGTTACACAACGCGAGTAAGGAATTTGCTTGTAAGCTCTGTGAAATGTCCTTCGCTTTACaaag GTATTTGGACAGACACATGGTAGTGCATACTAAAGACAAGAAATACCCTTGCAGCTACTGTGGGGTGTGTTTCCTTCGGTCCGATCATCGAAACCGACATCAGAAAACTGCCCACGAGAGACCACACACGAATAGCATGGAATAA
- the LOC125057219 gene encoding mitochondrial dicarboxylate carrier — MGEVRISRWYFGGLASAGAACVTHPLDLLKVQMQTQKGNNVSILKLTQIVLKNQGIMGLYNGISASLLRQLTYSTARFGIYEVAKQTLAPKDGVPIPFYMSALLAGLGGFAGGFVGNPADLVNVRMQNDVKLPPDQRRNYKNAIHGLYRVAVKEGVMRLWAGASMTCSRAALMTIGQLSFYDLIKSFLTTTPYFGDNVSTHVTSSLLAGAIATTMTQPVDVLKTRAMNAKPGEIKGILSLIMGTAREGPLAFFKGYIPAFVRLAPHTVLTFVFLEQLRINFGFLKVQKVE; from the exons ATGGGGGAAGTAAGGATATCTCGATGGTACTTTGGAGGCCTTGCCTCCGCTGGTGCAGCATGTGTAACCCATCCCTTGGATTTATTGAAAGTACAAATGCAGACCCAAAAAGGAAACAACGTCTCTATATTGAAACTCACCCAAATAGTTTTGAAAAATCAAG GTATAATGGGATTGTATAATGGAATATCAGCATCTCTTTTACGTCAGCTTACATATTCAACAGCAAGGTTTGGTATTTATGAAGTAGCAAAACAAACTTTGGCACCTAAAGAT GGTGTGCCTATTCCGTTCTATATGTCGGCTTTATTAGCTGGTCTTGGCGGTTTTGCTGGTGGTTTTGTTGGTAATCCAGCTGACTTAGTCAATGTGAGGATGCAAAATGATGTGAAACTTCCCCCAGACCAAAGAAGAAA TTACAAAAACGCAATTCATGGTTTGTATCGAGTTGCGGTAAAAGAGGGAGTCATGCGTTTATGGGCTGGTGCATCAATGACTTGCAGCCGAGCCGCATTGATGACTATAGGACAACTCTCTTTCTACGATTTAATAAAGAGCTTCCTCACTACCACACCATACTTTGGTGATAATGTTTCAACACATGTTACTTCAAGTCTATTAGCT gGTGCAATAGCAACAACAATGACACAACCTGTAGATGTACTTAAGACTAGAGCAATGAATGCCAAGCCAGGTGAAATTAAAGGTATACTAAGTTTAATAATGGGAACGGCTAGAGAAGGGCCCCTTGCATTCTTCAAAGGATACATTCCAGCATTTGTGAGATTAGCACCGCACACTGTACTGACATTTGTATTCCTCGAACAACTTAGAATTAACTTTGGATTTCTCAAAGTACAAAAAGTAGAATAG
- the LOC125057409 gene encoding coiled-coil domain-containing protein 40, translated as MSEDQRACPCTESPKESRPSLPECVCPRDEHDLVKHHENCVYYRNEELIFPQDHEACECYEPPPEDGICACCSCPLDKCRCAKAGREVFDEWRSKRDIGAMPAVLEASHPLMQRFQQTLKQFLEKENAIAQDEILNLREELRLSKVAYEKDLEAIYRSDHDTNAQRVLIEEYESTLAQSAADRRAAEQKSREANDQYRKAKEKLDQHIVTEREATEELEALTSLCKQLESWREETESDLTVSQRMSDKMRAEKRALADEKRQLDMIIYGLSNEVWKLESKLEMFQKQMEIKNIEMENVNDKVTAYAAELEDLELDKKRLVSLWNSVLMNIQQRDRVYDSVRDDYRVLQENYRTLLNNLEITKKVTMEEMNKGKEIAMNKDKLEYDLTNANKLYETEESKRVNLVAQIAELTESIDMTQRDQDLLTSENQTMRNILKSTEKEYDHRVEQKLKLENEILTNLQECLLNDKAVESMANGIKKMREISRKQEIALMAMENQHAKMMLDIELHRNRQAKNKIVLDDTQAKVREREKEIEGLQEKYDQKALIILRKQRELDIIIKKYNALKEVFDLKSPQERRIEELEQQIKSLRERTENMQHEWLRLQGHVVKLTAQHHKIIADVNLINKQIQICDQKTMRIQAECLHVDEEKARVERSLRELRGRLELLERTRKDSTERNQNAIKANVAVTHEYVANLKDAETEIIQLEEDIEAMEKDKINLTQDLDRVQREALIWQRKGILAVDLKRNIQNAKSAAGEIGQMRAEIHRMEVRREQLRKTGEKLAEDLALYVTRRETVIEKSRAAAAVEKAHGTSSQTSQSTYHHKLRLVKADVARVTKDLSETKQRYETLETEQVRLEREVADTSALNAQIEERVATLMRHTQEAEKQKQWLLERVVRSQRLGSELGTAIKRQTVHVRKPKAIVVTEYNQAKTLNDKMKYIVEKLLHEYPYLSDRLEVIANTLDIHTPTDTPTLVEECVCIREEVEGPQEVPERLED; from the exons ATGTCAGAAGATCAAAGAGCGTGCCCATGCACGGAGAGTCCCAAAGAGAGTCGGCCATCACTGCCTGAGTGTGTGTGTCCGAGAGATGAACATGACCTTGTCAAGCATCATGAGAATTGCGTATACTATCGCAACGAGGAACTTATATTCCCGCAG gatCATGAAGCTTGCGAATGTTATGAGCCTCCACCCGAGGACGGAATATGCGCGTGCTGTAGTTGTCCACTTGACAAATGCCGCTGCGCAAAAGCTGGTAGAGAGGTCTTTGACGA GTGGCGTAGTAAACGCGATATAGGAGCGATGCCTGCCGTGCTAGAGGCTTCTCATCCCTTGATGCAACGCTTCCAACAAACTTTAAAGCAGTTCTTGGAGAAGGAGAATGCAATTGCGCAAGACGAAATTCTTAATTTG CGAGAAGAATTAAGGCTTAGCAAAGTGGCGTATGAAAAAGATTTGGAGGCTATTTACCGAAGTGATCACGATACTAATGCTCAACGG GTCTTAATAGAAGAGTATGAGAGTACTCTAGCCCAGAGTGCAGCTGACAGACGGGCAGCAGAGCAGAAATCACGTGAGGCCAACGATCAATATCGGAAAGCCAAAGAGAAGCTTGACCAGCATATTGTGACAG AGAGGGAAGCCACAGAGGAATTAGAAGCACTGACAAGTCTATGCAAACAGTTGGAATCATGGCGCGAAGAGACGGAGTCTGATTTGACCGTCAGTCAACGAATGTCAGACAAGATGCGAGCTGAGAAACGGGCCCTCGCTGATGAAAAACGACAACTG GACATGATAATATACGGGCTAAGCAATGAAGTGTGGAAGTTGGAGTCAAAACTGGAAATGTTCCAAAAACAaatggaaattaaaaatatagagaTGGAGAATGTCAACGATAAG GTAACAGCATATGCAGCAGAACTCGAGGATCTAGAGTTGGATAAGAAACGTCTAGTCAGCTTGTGGAATTCTGTGCTCATGAACATTCAGCAGAGAGACCGAGTCTACGATTCCGTACGAGATGACTACAG AgttcttcaagaaaattaTCGCACTTTGCttaataatttagaaattactaaaaaagttacaaTGGAAGAAATGAATAAAGGAAAGGAGATCGCAATGAACAAGGATAAACTAGAATACGATCTTACAAATGCAAACAAATTGT ATGAAACTGAAGAATCAAAGAGGGTGAACTTAGTAGCCCAAATTGCTGAACTGACGGAGTCTATAGATATGACACAGCGGGATCAGGATCTTCTAACATCT GAAAATCAAACAATGAGAAACATACTGAAAAGCACCGAGAAGGAATACGATCATCGTGTTGAGCAGAAATTAAAGTTGGAGAACGAGATCCTCACGAACCTACAGGAATGTCTCCTTAATGACAAAGCAGTAGAATCCATGGCTAATGGCATTAAGAAAATGAGAGAAATTTCTAGAAAACAG GAGATAGCATTAATGGCGATGGAAAACCAGCATGCGAAGATGATGCTCGACATCGAATTACACAGAAATAGACAGGCAAAGAACAAAATAGTGCTAGATGACACACAAGCTAAAGTGAGAGAAAGAGAAAAGGAGATAGAGGGACTGCAAGAGAAATACGATCAAAAAGCACTGATCATCTTAAGGAAGCAAAGAGAACTGGATATTatcattaagaaatataatgcTTTGAAAGAAGTTTTTGAT TTAAAATCACCTCAAGAGCGCCGTATTGAAGAGTTGGAGCAACAGATAAAATCTTTGCGCGAGCGCACAGAAAACATGCAGCATGAGTGGTTGCGTCTCCAGGGACATGTAGTGAAGCTTACTGCGCAGCATCACAAGATTATAGCTGATGTTAATCTCATTAATAAGC AAATCCAAATTTGCGATCAAAAGACAATGCGCATTCAAGCGGAGTGTCTCCACGTTGACGAGGAAAAGGCGCGAGTTGAACGATCATTACGCGAATTACGTGGCCGATTGGAATTATTGGAACGAACACGTAAAGACTCCACTGAACGTAACCAGAACGCAATCAAGGCTAATGTCGCTGTTACACACGAGTACGTTGCTAATCTTAAG GATGCTGAAACAGAGATAATACAGTTAGAAGAAGATATAGAAGCGATggaaaaagataaaattaatctCACACAGGATCTCGATCGGGTTCAACGTGAAGCTCTTATTTGGCAAAGAAag gGTATTCTTGCAGTTGATCTCAAGAGAAACATTCAAAATGCAAAATCGGCTGCTGGCGAAATTGGGCAAATGAGGGCTGAGATTCACAGAATGGAA GTTCGTCGTGAACAACTTCGTAAAACCGGTGAGAAATTAGCGGAAGACTTGGCCCTTTACGTGACTCGAAGAGAGACGGTTATTGAGAAGAGTCGAGCTGCTGCCGCAGTCGAGAAGGCACATGGAACTTCCTCACAGACCTCACAATCTACCTATCACCATAAGTTGAGGCTCGTTAAGGCTGATGTTGCTAGAGTAACTAAG GATTTATCAGAAACTAAGCAACGTTACGAGACCCTTGAGACTGAGCAAGTACGCCTTGAAAGGGAGGTGGCTGATACAAGCGCACTGAACGCACAGATAGAAGAGCGGGTAGCTACCCTTATGCGACATACGCAGGAAGCCGAGAAACAGAAGCAATgg CTTCTTGAACGTGTAGTACGCAGCCAGCGCCTCGGTTCAGAATTAGGCACCGCCATCAAACGTCAAACGGTGCACGTACGCAAACCTAAAGCCATCGTCGTTACCGAGTACAACCAGGCTAAAACCCTTAACgacaaaatgaaatatatagtTGAGAAACTTCTGCACGAGTACCCTTATTTGAGCGACAGACTTGAAGTGATCGCTAATACGTTGGACATACATACACCGACTGATACGCCAACGTTGGTAGAAGAATGTGTATGTATTCGCGAAGAAGTTGAAGGGCCCCAGGAAGTACCAGAGAGGCTAGAAGATTAG
- the LOC125057408 gene encoding uncharacterized protein LOC125057408 isoform X2 produces the protein MNVIPCRTCLSNNVENDMTELPNSIHEDKTYFEIMLFCLDITVNSGSNISTKLCGKCFIKIIEIFKFKKQALLSEEYLKSLVKNEVYVDDHSNNTFQTKNKCEVEAYIEDDFKINDVKEEVTSNGFQSDEEFLSVLKNVKYEYVTEDSKENALAMDF, from the exons ATGAACGTAATACCTTGCAGAACATGTCTGAGtaataatgttgaaaatgATATGACTGAATTACCAAATAGTATACACGAggacaaaacatattttgaaataatgttattttgtttagatATTACG GTCAATAGCGGCTCCAACATTAGTACAAAGTTGTGTGGCaagtgttttataaaaattatcgaaaTTTTCAAGTTTAAAAAGCAAGCTTTATTAAgtgaagaatatttaaaatcattggTAAAGAATGAAGTGTATGTAGATGATCATAGTAATAACACTtttcaaactaaaaataaatgtgaagTAGAAGCATATATTGAagatgattttaaaattaatgatgtaAAAGAAGAAGTTACCTCTAATGGATTTCAATCTGATGAAGAATTTCTAAGTGTCCTAAAGAAtgttaaatatgaatatgtTACTGAAGATTCAAAAGAGAAtg CTTTGGCTATGGATTTCTGA